The Toxoplasma gondii ME49 chromosome XI, whole genome shotgun sequence region ACGGGGGACCTgccctgtctctgcatgcctgcatgcaagcctCTGCAACAAACCGACGACTGCAGGAAACGGTCCCGTCCGCCCAGGTCGTTTCCGAGCCACAAACCTTTGGAGGCATAcgcgcgcggagacagcaaagcGCGACACCgcgacagacgcagacgccgcccTGCCTccggctctgcatgcagtctgcatgcgcggtgAAGACATCACGAATGCGTGCTCATGTTTGGCAGGCTTCCCGCAGGCTGTGCgccagcagagaagaaccgcaGTTGAACAGCTTGTTGCATTggtggaggaagaaacgggCATGCAGTCTGCGTCGTGTCATGCAACGCTTGCCAGCGATCTGGGTACGTTTGACTCAACGCTGCaaacacaagagaaaaagatcTTCCTCACGAGTGCAAGATCTCGCGCACCGTCGCTAAACGAGCATAtctgtatgtgcatgtgtttGCGTACAGAGAAATGCGTTCAGATTTTAAGaatgagaagaaaacgactagggaaacagacgcatgcaaggaaACAGGTCCAGGCAAAAGGGTATCGCAGACAGTGTGCACCTCAAGGCACTATAAgagcatctgcatgcacctccaGATCCCAGGGCAAATGCCGACGCTTCTTGCGAAgcctttcgcttccttttccacTTCATGCCTCCACAGATTGGACGCGTCGATCCGTGGATCTGTGCTTCGACTCCTTGTTGCTCTAGTCGCATCTCCATGCACACAcagatgtgtgtatatgtgaaGGCACATGCAGAAGCAGACTGTGCGAATGGAAGCGCCTtcccaggtgtacgtaccTTGAAGGACGAGCGCGAATTTCTGGTTGAGTTTCTCGGGGCATGGCTGGAAGGCGAGCATGCAGAAGACAAGCTCGTAGAGACATTCCTTGCATCCCTCCGGATTGAGCTCGATCAGCGAGCAAacgcctgcagagaagcaactCGCAAATCGAGAATACGCGCTCAGAGACATGACAAAGGAAAAAGCTGCACAAGAATGCCCCAGAGGACATAAAAACGCTCTACTCTACACGCACCTAGAACACCACACAAAACAGTCGTTCCACCCTCAGCGCcagtatacatacatatatacatatacgtatatatagatgtatatatatatatatatatataggtagagagacaggagaatgCATAGCTCATATACAAGGAGACACTGACAGATCTCGCTGGGCTGAATATCGATGCATAAGCACAGTGAAACGGGTGGCTGGATACATAGATGCACACACATCTACGTCGCTCTTTGTCTGggtgcagacgaagaaacgaagaattCAAAAGATCGAACTCGACGCCTGGCGTAGAGCCGTTCACATGCGAGACGACGAGAGGAAACTTGAGAACAGGAGTGAAAAGAGCGATACATCCAAATGTCTCGGCAACGCGACTTCCCCCCGGCATGCATTCTAATAAGCATGCGTCGGTATGCCTAATTTAaatttgtctctctctttctctcgaaatATATGAAATTTGCGGGGAGAGTATCGGCGAACAGCCGTACCGTCGAATCCattcgccttttcctcgtcATTCTTCGCGTGCCTCATGATGATGCACCACTGCTGCAGAAAGTCCCCAAGGTGAGGCGCGAGCTTGGCAGGGCAGACGATGCCGAGACGACCCTGGAGAGACAACGAGCAAAACGATTTGCATGGTTGTCTTGAAGCTTccgagacagcgaacaaGGAGATGCCcccaacgaagaagaaaaacgagcacacagagaggacagaagagcaggaaaagACATCATAAGctcagaaaaacgaggacagCGAACAGATGAGTTCGAGAGCAAACTCGGAAAAAAGACGTCGCGCCTCacggaaagagacaagatgCTTTCCAGTCTCGCACCGCAACCGCTTGACGTAGGCAGCCTAACGTCTACCTGTCCACGCTCAAGCCTCCCTCGACTCCTCTCGAGCGCGACACAGAGCAGGCGTCTGCTCGcagcctttctcttctttgaaGCGACAAGAAACTGTCGTGGATAAATCTCCCTGTTCCACCAAAGGGACCCAAATGGACCCGCAAGCAGCCGGATCCTGCCTCCCCCTACGAAGGCAACGAACTCTCGCATGCCGCAACGTGATCCAGCTCGCGAGTCTAggtgagagacgaaggagcagcCTAAAACTCGGAAGCCGAGACGGCAAACTCGCCATTTTCAGAGCCGCGCGAGACGCACTCACcaaagaaatggagacaTTTTGAAGCAGCGATCGATGAAGCTCGGGACAGTTCACGATGCCGATGAGTTTGGAGGCAATGCTGTCCACATGCGGTTCGATGAATTGAGGCTCTGCGCGAAGCGCGAGCTCGCCGATCGCCCAGCCTGCGTTGTTCTGCACGCTGGTCGCGTGATGCAAGAGATGCTCGGACAactgcgaaaaaaacaaagaccaATGAATCCACCGCAAATCTgtggcggagagaaagcaTGCAAGCGACAGTCTTCTAGGTGAACGGCGGATGTTcctggtgtctctgtcttgcgATGACTGGAGCGACAGGAAGGTCTCTTCTGCTTGGCTCGTCTCGAGTGAGATGACCCATGCGGCCCGCGACAGACATGCCTGAGTCCACCCTCTGCTTCCCAGAGCTACGCAACTTCTCTTCTGGTGCAGTTTTGTGTGACGGCAGCCACAGATTCACAAGCGTCTTGCACTGAGCCTGAGCGCAGAGCGACAGGGCAGGTGCAACCACCGACACCGAACAGCTTTGAAATTGCTTTCAAAAACATAATTCGTTCCACGGAGGTCCGGGAGCCTTACAGTGGGCATGAGGACAGAGAGGTGAGGCTGCAGAAACTTGACACAGTGCTTGGAGAGATCAccgacgagagcgaaggacgACTGCAGCATGCCTGCAGCAGGATCTTGGCaacagcggagaaggaggggaaTGAAATTCAAATTTTGGTGAGCAAGAAGTTCGCACATCTCCGGTCCGAGAGCCTCGGTGACGCCACTCAGAAGGTCGAGGCACGACTCAATCAAATCTCTGGAAGGTCGCTCTGCCTGAAAAAGCACAGCAAGGATCGGACACCgacagtgcatgcagagacgcgttccgagggagaggaaaaaaggcaCAGTGACGGATTGAAacagcggagacgcaggcagagagaaaggagaaaaagagaagaacgggaacagaaagacgacgaagccTCGACTGGAGACGACAGGGGAAGCGgacagcagaagacagacggtagaagacacacgaagaaaaacgacggaCAGATACCACCCAATTCACTCGCAGAGAGCAACGAAGAGACCTCGAAGAAATCAGAGACAACAGGCTCGGAGAACTGCAAAGGCGCCTGACGCAAACGGCGAGAGGCCGAAGGAACCGTACCTGCTCGCCTTTTTCGAATCTGTCAACTTGCGTGAGAGACTCCATGAGAATCCACACACATCGCTCGGTCACCGCTTGCGCGTACGGCACAAAATCTGAAAAGAACAAGTCACCAGGATCCTGGAAAGTGAGGAAAGGCGGCCGAGCAAGACGAAAAtcaagagagacgcgagccCAGAGAGGCCGTCTAAAAAGCGAGTTCGCAGGCGACGCACGAAGGGTGGATCCCACATCTTTCCTGAATCTGGCTACCAcgaggaacgcgaaggcgacaccgaggagacagcaacagCTTTCGTTGGTGCGttcacacagagagacaggacgcgTTAAACGCAACCTGCTCAATCCAGTTAGCCACTCTAAGACAATCATCCATGCAAGCAAGAATGGACCAACAGAGAACTTTGCGTAGAGAAGCGTAATATGTCTTTATACACAGACATGTACACACCTCAACATCCACACACACGCAACCCcatagagagaagaaactaAGCGACCCCTACAAATATAGAGGTATACAttcatgtatacatatatatatatatatactatatatatatatacatgtatatatatatataaatatgtatatgtataaatatgtgtatatatgtgtatatacaaTTAGATCTTTGTGCGCCGTATGAACGCGATTGGGTGGTTTGTGATTTGTTTCGATATGCGGGCTGTCGATTGTTGTTTGACATGCAGATCCCTGTCTCGGTGGCAGCAGGTCTGAAAACTGGCTCACATGCACCGAGGGCGGTTGCGCAGTTGGTGACGCATTCGAAGAGTCCGATGAGGCCGGGATCTTGCAAGTTGTTGATATTTTGGAACTTCCCAAACAACGGTTCCATGATTTCTCGGCTGTAAGCCTCGGTGGCGAGAGCAGATCCGACGGAGTCGGCGAGAGTGCCGACCGCGTCGTAGAGAATGAGGAGGTTCTTCGTCTGGTAGAAGCAGAAGGCCTGCTTGAGCGTCGAGAGGATGTCGGGCAAGTAGGGCACAAGGTGCAGCGaggcctcttcttcgatcGTCGCGAAGGCGGAGCAGGCAGCCTCCTGAACGCGCTTGTTTCGATCGAGTACATGCTTCAAGATCTGCACCAGCACTGGCTTCAGAAACTGCTCTTCATGTCTGCAGATCCACGCGGCGTAGCGACTCACGCACCAACACGAGATGCTTCTCAGAAGCGGCTTGGGGTCGTCGCAGAGGTTCAAGAGAAACTGCAGGACGTTCGGCAGGTACGGCTCCAAACTGTCTTGGCAGCCCTGCGCCAGCGCACCGAGAGCGAGCACGGcggcctctctccgttcccAGTTCGCGTCGACGAGACTCGCCTCGATCAGCGGGAGTACCTCGGGCAACACCGCCTCGCGGTACACAGACGCGATATGGTCCAGGGCCAGTGCGCTGCCCTTCCGAACCGACCAGCCGTCTCCCCAAGTTCCGCGggagtcttcttcctcctcttcttcgctcgcgccCTCCGGCCCCGACTGTCTGTGGAACCGCGGCTTGATGTCTCGAGCCTCGTCCGCTACCTCTGCGTTGTCGTCTTCCAGCTGCGAAGGATCCATGCAGAGATAGTCGTACTCGTGGTACGTGGTGTTCTTCACGAGCAGCGGCAACAGCGTCGGCAGGTGATGTCGGAGCAGCTCCAGCGCATGATCTCGGTAGTCGTGCAGAGGCTGGTGGTACCCGGTATCCCGCAGCAGCACAGGCCAGAACTCGACGGCGTCTAAGCGAACGCGGTAGTCCTCATGGCCGCAACACcggacgacgaaggagagaacggccTCCCCACTCGTCACGTTAAATACGACGTCCGGACGAACTTCAACCACCTGAAAaggggaaaaaagagaagaaaccggtCTTGCAGCCTCGAAAAATCGACACAAAAAGGCTCGCCGAAAAACGAAACCAAGTGATCTCAAAGACTCACACCTTCTCGACACAGCGCAACCAACCTAACGGGCAGATCTCTCTCGAAGCTCACAGGCGCCTGGGAACCGCcacagaggaaacgggggagacacaggcgttgCCATACGGAGACGTTCtcgccgagacagagagtctTCGAAGGGCCAGACAAAGGCCAAGACATCGAAAGACGTCCAC contains the following coding sequences:
- a CDS encoding HEAT repeat-containing protein (encoded by transcript TGME49_216590), with product MAAPVGDLRGSLLHPSAGGDSSFSSLSSDVTHWQPNAEHTAEIVALFEKAGSTDNAVQQQLAQAFQTLNAMVDAPCYLTEILSSAQFSSDVRQLAGLTLKSNLQQKQPHALPAFVSLYIRPRLLAAIEENEKTVRSAAGSAITCLLSLEGVGAWPEALQRLFQLLDDAREDVVDGAFSALSKIVEDAFPELLFLSSQARGDAAAPGASDAQGEAALAGAECATAGFNGGLRDTQEARPGREGARGADEEILAQFCNSHLLPKLFALALPPHKPSVRKHAVACLGHFAQNRAFAPQELFEAFFPQYWQLLGQLAQESDAEMTRFVVQGMVQVVEVRPDVVFNVTSGEAVLSFVVRCCGHEDYRVRLDAVEFWPVLLRDTGYHQPLHDYRDHALELLRHHLPTLLPLLVKNTTYHEYDYLCMDPSQLEDDNAEVADEARDIKPRFHRQSGPEGASEEEEEEDSRGTWGDGWSVRKGSALALDHIASVYREAVLPEVLPLIEASLVDANWERREAAVLALGALAQGCQDSLEPYLPNVLQFLLNLCDDPKPLLRSISCWCVSRYAAWICRHEEQFLKPVLVQILKHVLDRNKRVQEAACSAFATIEEEASLHLVPYLPDILSTLKQAFCFYQTKNLLILYDAVGTLADSVGSALATEAYSREIMEPLFGKFQNINNLQDPGLIGLFECVTNCATALGAYFVPYAQAVTERCVWILMESLTQVDRFEKGEQAERPSRDLIESCLDLLSGVTEALGPEMCELLAHQNLNFIPLLLRCCQDPAAGMLQSSFALVGDLSKHCVKFLQPHLSVLMPTLSEHLLHHATSVQNNAGWAIGELALRAEPQFIEPHVDSIASKLIGIVNCPELHRSLLQNVSISLGRLGIVCPAKLAPHLGDFLQQWCIIMRHAKNDEEKANGFDGVCSLIELNPEGCKECLYELVFCMLAFQPCPEKLNQKFALVLQALSQTYPDRWQALHDTTQTACPFLPPPMQQAVQLRFFSAGAQPAGSLPNMSTHS